One window of Nicotiana tomentosiformis chromosome 11, ASM39032v3, whole genome shotgun sequence genomic DNA carries:
- the LOC104109476 gene encoding uncharacterized protein isoform X1 — protein MPTLSWRQHTLIQALLSRGPLKENDFKSLFFKVTGKSAANHQSMFNEYLRKINEELAYVQFELRACRNQYDGKVYYGVVNNVSDEQSKLGTKYSVPQIAFYKGVIEAIVQDVAALGCISTIDALNIRLENQFLAGTDSQSQGGSVQIPAAFRNFSMSQKEKTLEELVKDQWLSLTDGKIGLGVRSFLDLRSWFRSNEVPPCEVCNEAAVKAELCQNEGCNVRIHQYCLRMKFSQRKAEKVCPGCGTEWHYNIAKAEVVDEGEDASAPPESQQPGEPLMRKRRRTCGGTDADTPLTRNRPRTCGGTDSDTLKPGSSQSTRVTRTSARLRSAS, from the exons ATGCCGACGCTTTCATGGCGGCAGCATACACTAATTCAAGCTCTTTTATCTCGCGGCCCTCTCAAAGAAAATGATTTCAAATCTCTTTTCTTCAAAGTCACTGGCAAATCCgcag CTAATCATCAGTCAATGTTTAATGAATACCTGAGAAAGATAAACGAGGAGCTCGCTTATGTGCAGTTTGAGTTACGGGCATGTAGAAACCAGTATGATGGGAAGGTGTATTATGGTGTTGTTAACAATGTTTCAGATGAGCAATCCAAACTTGGAACTAAATATTCAGTTCCTCAGATAGCTTTCTATAAAGGCGTT ATTGAAGCAATTGTTCAAGATGTGGCGGCTTTGGGTTGTATTTCAACCATTGATGCACTGAACATACGGCTTGAAAATCAG TTCCTGGCTGGAACAGATTCCCAGTCTCAGGGAGGTTCAGTGCAAATTCCTGCAGCGTTTAGGAATTTCTCGATGTCTCAAAAGGAAAAGACCCTTGAGGAACTTGTGAAGGATCAGTGGCTTTCTCTAACAGATGGTAAGATAGGACTAGGAGTGCGTTCCTTTCTTGATCTTAGAAGTTGGTTTCGCAGTAACGAGGTTCCTCCATGTGAAGTTTGCAATGAAGCTGCAGTGAAG GCTGAGCTTTGCCAAAATGAAGGCTGTAATGTTCGCATCCATCAGTACTGCCTGCGAATGAAGTTCTCCCAACGCAAG GCTGAAAAAGTTTGTCCAGGGTGTGGAACAGAATGGCATTATAACATTGCAAAAGCAGAAGTTGTAGACGAAGGAGAGGATGCATCTGCTCCTCCTGAAAGTCAGCAGCCTGGTGAACCCTTAATGAGAAAGAGGCGGAGGACCTGTGGAGGGACCGATGCTGATACCCCCTTAACGAGAAACAGGCCAAGGACCTGTGGAGGTACTGATTCTGATACTCTCAAGCCTGGATCATCTCAAAGTACGAGGGTGACTCGGACTTCTGCCCGTCTGAGGAGTGCAAGTTAA
- the LOC104109476 gene encoding uncharacterized protein isoform X2: MPTLSWRQHTLIQALLSRGPLKENDFKSLFFKVTGKSAANHQSMFNEYLRKINEELAYVQFELRACRNQYDGKVYYGVVNNVSDEQSKLGTKYSVPQIAFYKGVFLAGTDSQSQGGSVQIPAAFRNFSMSQKEKTLEELVKDQWLSLTDGKIGLGVRSFLDLRSWFRSNEVPPCEVCNEAAVKAELCQNEGCNVRIHQYCLRMKFSQRKAEKVCPGCGTEWHYNIAKAEVVDEGEDASAPPESQQPGEPLMRKRRRTCGGTDADTPLTRNRPRTCGGTDSDTLKPGSSQSTRVTRTSARLRSAS; the protein is encoded by the exons ATGCCGACGCTTTCATGGCGGCAGCATACACTAATTCAAGCTCTTTTATCTCGCGGCCCTCTCAAAGAAAATGATTTCAAATCTCTTTTCTTCAAAGTCACTGGCAAATCCgcag CTAATCATCAGTCAATGTTTAATGAATACCTGAGAAAGATAAACGAGGAGCTCGCTTATGTGCAGTTTGAGTTACGGGCATGTAGAAACCAGTATGATGGGAAGGTGTATTATGGTGTTGTTAACAATGTTTCAGATGAGCAATCCAAACTTGGAACTAAATATTCAGTTCCTCAGATAGCTTTCTATAAAGGCGTT TTCCTGGCTGGAACAGATTCCCAGTCTCAGGGAGGTTCAGTGCAAATTCCTGCAGCGTTTAGGAATTTCTCGATGTCTCAAAAGGAAAAGACCCTTGAGGAACTTGTGAAGGATCAGTGGCTTTCTCTAACAGATGGTAAGATAGGACTAGGAGTGCGTTCCTTTCTTGATCTTAGAAGTTGGTTTCGCAGTAACGAGGTTCCTCCATGTGAAGTTTGCAATGAAGCTGCAGTGAAG GCTGAGCTTTGCCAAAATGAAGGCTGTAATGTTCGCATCCATCAGTACTGCCTGCGAATGAAGTTCTCCCAACGCAAG GCTGAAAAAGTTTGTCCAGGGTGTGGAACAGAATGGCATTATAACATTGCAAAAGCAGAAGTTGTAGACGAAGGAGAGGATGCATCTGCTCCTCCTGAAAGTCAGCAGCCTGGTGAACCCTTAATGAGAAAGAGGCGGAGGACCTGTGGAGGGACCGATGCTGATACCCCCTTAACGAGAAACAGGCCAAGGACCTGTGGAGGTACTGATTCTGATACTCTCAAGCCTGGATCATCTCAAAGTACGAGGGTGACTCGGACTTCTGCCCGTCTGAGGAGTGCAAGTTAA